Genomic segment of Salminus brasiliensis chromosome 16, fSalBra1.hap2, whole genome shotgun sequence:
CAGGTGGAAAGTCCATTCCAGCTTGTCTCTGACTGATCCTCGAAGGAGAGTGGACAGCCCCATCACGAACTCCTAAACCCAACACAGAAACGgtgtttaaaatataaaaagccATATTAAAATCATCTTCATATCTCTTCATTTTTAGTGGataattttaacatttaaaaatgccAGCTGTCCTTTACATTTTTGACCATTTATTGTCTGACAGTAAATTATTGCTCCATTAACACATTTAAGGTGATAAATATGCATTTATGGAGTGtttaagttgttctttattATGTAAAGCGTAAGTGTGTGATGTTGGCTGGGGTGATATAAGGTTTCGATTGGCCTGTTCTTCGCATGGTTTAAAGGGCAGCTGCTATTTTCTACTCATGTGATCATGTGGTTCTCTCACAACATCGATGGAGCACACTAGGATATTCGGTCATACTGCACTGACATTAGCTTGTGCCCACAAAAGTGGACATGCtatagtataaatatatatttaatatttttaaattattttttaataataaatgtgtgaAAAACTGTCATTGTATAAAAGCACATCATCATATGCATAAAATTTAAGCAACAAAAGTAACTTTTtctccaatcagaacagtgagagtacaacactgccatctagtggtttaggtctgaacacaacacaaaatgaaccactgtctgacgctgatctttacatgtaaacgaATTAGTAAAAATCTATACTGAAGGGGAGCGGGGTTCAAGTGGACTAAGGCatgaatcccgggtcatgctgcttgccatcagcagccagagcctgagagagcacaattagccttgctctctcaagTGTAGGTTGGTGGCACTTCCACCCCACACCTCCCCACGTCTGTTGGCTCTTGTATCGGAGCAGAGGAGCTGTGTTTTTCTATGAGGGCACTCGGCTACCTAGTgatggcagttggaaaagaggtggaggctggcttcacatgtgttggaggagatgTGTGCTAGTGATAGGGACGCTCACATGAACGGGGGTTGGGTGATTCCAAATTGGGTATATAAATGAGGTGAAATTAGATAAATTTagttaaattttatttaaaaaaagaacaatttttttgagtttttgagaattgatacagtattgcaaaacaaaaatATCGTCGATATATACACTTCAATATATCGATGTTACACTCCTAATGCTGAAAGAGGGTGAACAGTGGACCCAGAAATGAGGCGCAGATCCCTACCTCAAACTTTATGGAGCCGTTATTTGTAGTGTCGAAAGCTTTAAACAGGTAGTGCGCGTACGTGCTGGCATCTGGACGAAAGGCATGAGAAAAGCGTTAGACATGTGATACACACTCTGCGTATGATACACACTctgcatatatacacactctgcATTTATACAGTAGGAGGCACTTCAGGACTGAGGTTTAACTGAAGAGAACGTACCGCCATGAGGAAAAAACTGAGCGTAGATGTGTTTAAACGTCTCCTCGTTCACCACTCCACTGGGACACTCCTGCAGAGACAAGCACGATCAGCAGGTAAACAGTAAAAACCAAGGTGAAATGAGATGCAGTAAATATCCAGAAATTATTTATTGTGCTTGTTTTGGCAAACATACATGAGCTCTTGTGTGAGGGGTGTTGGCaggcgcatgtgtgtgtgtgtgtgtgtgtgtgttcagtatagCATGAAATTGTTGCCGTTATAACATATGGTATGCTGAGTGTCTCTTGCTGCAGGCCAGTGCAGACAGATTAACAACATAAGGATCCCAAACAAAATCAGTGTTGAAACATcaaagataaacatgaactggccactttattaaaaacacctaccaccttgtgcttcttcactggccactttattagaaacacctaccaccttgtgattccactcactggccactttattagaaacacctactaccttgtgcttcttcactggccactttattagaaacacctaccaccttgtgcttcttcactggccactttattagaaacacctaccaccttgttACAACTactacacagttacacactgcaggtccatctgttgctgcagtTCATCAGCCCTTTAATTCATCATTAGTCAGTTTCTGACCGCAGGGCCGCTGCTGACCACATGTTCTTGGGGTGGTGGTTCATTCCCAGCGCCGCAGTGACACTGACCAATGCTAGAGTTAATGGacgtgtgtgtggtgctggttcGGGAGCTATCAGGCTGGGGGTTTTCCATGCATCAGTATCACTGCTGGGTTGAGAATGGGTCCACCACcctaaaccaaaaaaaaaagccctgtggtcagaaaatGACCACCGATGAAGGTCTAGAAGGTGGGCAACACAACCTGTGCATTGTTTGGTGGGCTAGCATATAGGATGTAGAACATGCTGCGTACGTTTTTGAAGCCGCGGTAAAGGACTTGAAGTTCTTGTTTGGAGAAATTGGTCTGAGCCTCAAGCTGCTCCAGGCCCTCCGGGCGATGACACACCATGGTCATTTCCAACTCATCGTCCACCTTGTCtacagagagtcagagagagagagagagagcgacagagagagagagaatttaatTGATTGGTTGGTCATTAACtgcaatcacagttgcagatggagctGGACGAACTGATGCACTGATTACAGCTCTTTACCACTCCACGCCATGAGTGTAAGGTGGAGctgtaaaaaaatagaaaagctTCAGAGCCCCCTACAGAGCTGAGAATTTGTTCCGATAGAAGATGGAAAATTTTCATTAGATACAGGCCAGGAGAAGCCGATGGCTCCTTAGTGGCAGCCTGGAGCGAGCCAGCAGCTTTTCAtcagaaaaacagcacatttcgCTCAGGGCCGAGCTGAACTACTGCAGAATCTTTAACTTGATGGAGCCACAGTGGGAAGGAACCTTGAATGACTTCAACATACGCTCACACAACACACTCATACTGTGCCCTGCAGGTCTGACTCTAGCTGTGTCAGCTGCGCTAAGATGATGGGTTAGTGAAGAGGAGGGTAGGAATGAGGGCTGAGAGATTTCTTCAGAACAAGATGAAAAAAATGTGGGAAATGTTTGaataaaatgcagtaattttagCTACACTCtgcgtccaaatatttgtggacaccctgtctaagttgctgacacagatgtgcacacatctctttagagaagtactgccactagaataggactctctggaaccgATTAACATGAAACTGTTGGTCCCAGTGCCTAATatcaggggtgggctagaggggtataaagccccccagcattgagctgtggagcagtggttcCTCAGGCTCTTAGGAAACTTCCTTGCTTGAGTCTATGGtactctcagtggttcttcaccaTGCTCTCAGGGAGTTGGTCATTTTGGGTCTTggtcttctcagtggttcttcctcatgctctcagGGAGTTGGACATTTTGGGTCTTGGGTCCTCCCAGTGATTCTTTGTCCTATTGTTAAGGTAGACTGATAGGTCATCTAAGTGGCTTTTCCTCATTCTCACCGGAAGTTGGTccattttgagtcttgggtcCTTCTTCAGTGGTTCCTCAGGCTCTTAGGAAACGTCCTTGCTTGAGTCTAAGGTACTCTTAGCCTTGGGTCCTCTCAATGGTTCTTCGTCCTGTTCTTAGGGAGATGGTCATTTTGGGCCTAGGGTCCTCCCAGTGGTTCTTCATCCTGTTCTTAGGGAGATGGTCATTTTGGGCCTTGGGTCCTCCCAGTGGTTCTTCGTCCTGTTCTTAGGGAGATGGTCATTTTGGGCCTTGGGTCCTCCCAGGGGTTCTTCATCCTGTTCTTAGGGAGATGGTCATTTTgggccttggttcctcccagtgGTTCTTCGTCCTGTTCTTAGGGAGATGGTCACTGGAAACTGAATTCagatccagatttaaagacctcTGCTCTAACTTGAacctcctcatgctcttaggaaGCTTCTCCGTTTAAATCTTGGGTCCTCTCCGTGGCTTCTTCTCATTTTCTTAGGGAGATGGTCATTTTGTCTGATAGGTTATCTAAGTGGCTATTTCCTTATGCTCTCAGGAAGTTGGTCTATTTTGAATCTTGAGTGTTTCTTCCACGTTTTCTTTTGGAGATTATCAGCTTGAGTTTTGGCTCTACtctgtggttcttcctcatgctgttGAGGAGATTTCATTAGCGACACTAATTAAAAACCTGGACTAAATGCTTTGGGATGAGGGCTGTTGTAGAACAAATATAATTCAATGAGGTAAACAAGGTAAATGAGGTTAATGTTAACCTACGCTCGGACATAAACAGTTCTTGGCTTGATAAAACatggttctgtaaagaatcATCCATTGAAAGGTTCATTTTTGTGGACAGTTCAAGGACAGAATATAAAGTACTTGGCTGTAATCGTCTTGCCCTCTTctcctgaaggctctggactGTAACAGAGCTCACTGCTTATTAATGTAAGAAGAAGTGGTACATTAACGGTGCTGGCAGTATGAAAGCCAGGCAGACCGTGACTAAAGCTGTCAGGTCTACATTAATCTGGATTAAGATTAAGCAAAGCACTTAAATCATTCCGCACAAGTAGTTTCCAACAGCAGGTATCTGGCGTGTGAGGCTTTCCTCATCCAGATCATACAGATCCTCCTAAGCCTCATCTGTTTCTTGGTGGTACCGAATCCCAGACTGTCCTGTTCATCTTTGACACTGTTTTCGTTTTCGCCTTTGTTCGTAACCCCTGTGCTCACGTCTTTTTCCTTCTCAGCTTCCGTCTCCATGGAGACACTTTATACGCCCACGAGATCCACAGTTGGATGGGAGGGCGAAGTAAATAATcacacaaacagctggaaaCGAAACACATGCATGAGTCACTAACAAGAAATGGCACTGCAGGCGTTTGCCTAAGTCCCACATCGGTCTCAGCCTGGTTGATGCGCCTCACCGTGTTCATCTGTGTTCATTAGTAGAGTAATATCTCTCTGATGTGTGTGGATACTCCCACTGGGAGACCCACTTCAACCTGGGCAGTTTGGTTTCATTGCAGACTATGTGAAGGCAGCAGTCTTATGAGGCTTAAATCTGTGgaactcatacatacacaccagattaacatttttaacaatttGACCCAGTtccatttttcttcttattgactTCTCTTCCACCCTCCTGAAGTTTGTATCAgtatgtaacacagttgcacagctgctGTAGGATCTGTGAGGCATGGTAATACTGAATaagcaaataagcaaataagcaaACCACCACCTTCACGACTATCTACTAGTAGTAGCTTTGGTTGTCTAACCCATTTTTGTCTTGACCGTTGTCAAAAGTACCTTTGTGGACATCCAGGGCCAAGCCCCTATCGTTCAGGTATTCCCAATCCCAGTCCTGGGGACCCCTGTCCTATCAGGGCCAACATCACCTTCACCACTATCTAGTAGTAGATGTTGTAGTTCTCATATCTTATCTGGACCATTGTCAGTAAGTTAGAACCTTTGTGGACATCCAGGTCCAAGCGTCTATTGGGAACTATTGGGAACGATGTTCCCAATCCCAGTCCTGGGGACTCCACACGTTCCTGTGCTTCATCCAGCACATCTGATTCATCTCAATTATGAATGTCTGGATTAGGGATGTTGATAGTAGGGAAGACATACAAATGTATAGATCACAGAGTCACAAGGACTAGGATTTGCAATCCAGGTGAAACAGTGACCAAAAAAAGGAGCAAGAGCAAGAGTAGATAAAGTAAAGTAGATCTTTCAAGAACCAAGAAACTATTCTCTACTAGTCATCACAGGACAGGTAAGCCTCATGCAGAGGCACCTCTATAGAGGTATAAGAGCACTGAGGAACATTTGAGTTCTTGGAGGAACCTATAGAGGTTCTTCAAGGAATTACTCATTTTTTGGTTGCTACAGGTGGGCCGACCCATAAGCATCTTTACTGAGGCGACCCTAAAACTGGCGACCCTAGAGTGGAGAACCCCCAAAACACATGCGGTGGAGCTCCTCGCAGTGTTAGTTAAAGTTAAAGCTGTTAATGACCCCCTCATGTTAATGATTCCCTCTCATCAACACTGCCAGGGAACTGCGAGAGACAGGGATAATGAGAAAGGGAGGAGGGTTGGAAAAGGTGAGGAATATGAAGAACGTGTTAAAAAAAGCTCTGATTGTAACTCTGGGAAGGCGAGAGCAAGCGAGTGAAAATCCCATCCAAGTGTGAGGAGGATAGAGCTTTTGTGGGGGGGGGAGGAGACGGGCTGACGGAGGGAGGCAGGGTGAGAGATGTAGCTGAAGTGGGGCCTGGTGCAAAAGACTGCAGTAGGTTTTGacgggtacacacacacatacttcgtTCAGAGCTGAGCTTAAATATACAGCATCTTACGCAGCAGCCGCGGCTCAAAAAACAGCCCTGAGCACTTCTGCAACATCAAGTGTATTGCTATGGTTCTACCAAAGCTGGGGTTACTCTCAGAATCCCGAGCTTGGCTTTGTTTCAAACCCTAAACAGGCATATTTGGCAGGAGACGGACGCCTCTTATTTGTAAACAGATATTTGCATACTGAGATCGACGCTGGCAAGACACTCAAAAAGATTCGAATCAACATAAACTTCATTTCAGCTTAATTGCTTTGAGATTTGAGCACCTGCTCGGTTTCCCAACagctaaaaagacaaacacaatagcaaccattACGGATAGCAAAGcagcaacctagcaaccactcacaactgcctagcaacactcaCGCAACTGCCTATTACAAAGAACCTAGCAAAGCCCAAGCAACCACTTAAAACACCATACCAAAACCCTAGCGACCATCTAAAACACCAAGGCAAGCACATTGCATCCCTGAGATGTAAcatagcaacaacttagcaaccaGCTcacaactgcctagcaacactcaAGCGACCACCTAATACAACCAACCTAGaacacccaagcaaccacccaaaacaccataccaacaccatagcaaccacatttcAAACCTGAGATGAACCATAgtaacaacatagcaaccacctggaacatcCTAACTCGTAACCATCTTCAAACATTTCTGGTAGCCTTTCTGTCGAGTCTGCCCAGACGAGATATCGATGTTTCACAGTTTTTCATttgttggacaaaagtattgggacaccttctcattcattcattgatcctgcttctgttggagtaactgtctctactgtccagggaagaagactttctactagattttggagaaacattgctgtgaggattttaatgGTATGCAGTGAtaacagtgttagtgaggtcaggatgttggatgatgatcaccaccccacctcatccaagtattggatggagctccaccatccatcattccagagaacagagttcttccactgctccacagcccaatactGGGAAGATGTATACCCTTCCAGGCCacgttgatgtttatctgccctAGAGAGCCCTTTTCTATGGGTAGATAGATAAGTAGatgtcttctctacagggactggacaagctttgtgtgtgcatttgcacatctgtgtcagcagtaggtACAGTGTATCTCTGGTATATCAGACTGAATGTGGTACTGCCTCCCATTAATTTCGGTCAAAGAGAAATCCAATGTGGACCTGAGGTTAAAAACAGGGCATGGATCCGACAACAGCGCGATGCACCAGATGCTTCAGATGTTCAGGTCTGTGAGCTTCCATGACACCCCCAATGTCTGCATTTGAGATAAGGGGAAGTTTGTATGCGTTCAATGTTTGCCGAACTGTTCCCACAAAGGTCATCACATCACCAGGGGGGTGCCGAGCTCAGGAAGAAGTTTAAGCTCCCAGAGAATCATGCATATTCATGAGCAGCTGTTAGGAAGGGAGGGCCATTGGCTGGTCATTGATCGCTGCTCGAGACCAAAGTGGCTCAGTTCTACCCTCCTTCATTTAAGGACGTAAGaaccagggtctgtccactgcattAGAAACTCCTGCCATGCCCTTCCACTCACTTCAAGCATTGCACTTGCCTGATAGCTCCACTACAGACAGTAGTTGTACAGTTACAGCCCATCTCTGCTCTATTCATCAGTGGTCAGCTTGAGAGGACTTTGATGTGGTAGTGTGCTTTGGTTTGTGGGTGGTGCAGGTACGAGTGTATCAGGTAAGGCAGTGTCACTGCAAGGTGAGGAGTGGGTCCACCATCCAAAAATATCCAACTAAGAGTGGACCtgtgatcagaaactgaccaccaaTGAAGAGTTAAGTCTGGAGGGTCTATAGCGAATGCTTAAATTCTTCGCATGATAAATGGTTCCTCTCTTAGATGATTATACTATtgaatatggttctttaaagatggttctatgtagtaccaacaagggttccactattgtccAATAGTTCAAGAAGGGTTTGATACCATATAAGAATCACTTACGGACCTCTTAACGACCcatttctgaaaatgtgaagaaTATCTGACATTTGTTTACAGGTTTAAGGAACCTTCTATAACAATTTAAGGGTTCTTGCTGGAACCCTTTGATTCTGTGAAGattctaaaaatatataataaggTTACTCACAACCAAATCGAATAATTTTTAGAACGTGAGTCATTTTTAAAagtgaatcaaatcaaatctgaGACGATACgatgcactgaatcattttctaAAGATCTGAATCACTTCTTAGAGCTACCTATACAAAGgaagttcttcaagggttctaaagtaaaggcaatggttctatagaAAACCATGAAGACTCTAAGAACCACATGAACGCTTAAATCCTTCTATAATGGATAGATATCCTTCTCTATAATAGATAACTATTCAAACCCAAAGAACCACTTGAATGGTTCTTCGACTGATTCTTTACATGTTCTCCACAAACCTTCTGTAGACagctctttaaagaaccttaaaaAATGGTTTTACATAACACCAAAAACGGTTCCACTACTGTTAGGCATCAAGCAACCCTTCAATACTgt
This window contains:
- the kcnip1b gene encoding Kv channel-interacting protein 1b isoform X1; the encoded protein is MAGCTSRCRQGVLKLIQSFQRLVSGTLTKDKVDDELEMTMVCHRPEGLEQLEAQTNFSKQELQVLYRGFKNECPSGVVNEETFKHIYAQFFPHGDASTYAHYLFKAFDTTNNGSIKFEEFVMGLSTLLRGSVRDKLEWTFHLYDINRDGFISKEEMTDIVRAIYDMMGKYTYPALKGDVPKQHVDAFFQKMDKNKDGVVTMEEFVLACQEDETMMRSMQLFENVM
- the kcnip1b gene encoding Kv channel-interacting protein 1b isoform X2, whose translation is MGAVVGTLTMQTKQRQPARDKVDDELEMTMVCHRPEGLEQLEAQTNFSKQELQVLYRGFKNECPSGVVNEETFKHIYAQFFPHGDASTYAHYLFKAFDTTNNGSIKFEEFVMGLSTLLRGSVRDKLEWTFHLYDINRDGFISKEEMTDIVRAIYDMMGKYTYPALKGDVPKQHVDAFFQKMDKNKDGVVTMEEFVLACQEDETMMRSMQLFENVM